Proteins encoded within one genomic window of bacterium:
- the trpS gene encoding tryptophan--tRNA ligase, with translation MSTIVSGMRPTGKLHLGHYFGVIDNWLKLQSQHQCYFFAADWHSLTTEYADPGIVRASVKSILIDWLAAGIDPKKAVIFVQSHVPEHAELHLLLSMITPISWLERVPSFKDLQQELSHKELSTYGFLGYPLLQTADVALYKATHVPVGQDQVAHIELSREVVRRFNFLYKKEVLAEPQPMLTRASKILGSDGRKMSKSYDNSIYLSDSAADTEKKIKGYFTDPARKLRKDPGNPDICPIYHFHQQVSPKNVQSQVAADCRSAAIGCVDCKKLMLSHLNPVIEPLRERRSGLEKNVKMVDDIINEGAVKARTVAQKTLQEVKDVMGFSV, from the coding sequence ATGAGCACTATTGTATCGGGCATGCGTCCCACCGGAAAACTGCACTTAGGTCACTATTTTGGGGTTATTGATAACTGGCTCAAACTTCAAAGCCAACATCAGTGTTATTTTTTTGCGGCCGATTGGCATAGCCTTACCACCGAATATGCCGACCCTGGCATAGTGCGTGCTTCGGTAAAAAGCATTCTTATCGATTGGCTGGCTGCCGGTATCGATCCCAAAAAAGCGGTTATTTTTGTTCAGTCACATGTCCCCGAGCATGCCGAGTTACATTTGTTACTCTCCATGATCACGCCTATAAGCTGGCTGGAACGTGTTCCCAGCTTTAAGGATTTACAGCAAGAACTCTCACATAAAGAGTTATCAACATACGGTTTTTTGGGTTATCCCCTGTTGCAAACGGCCGATGTGGCGCTTTACAAAGCCACCCATGTGCCGGTAGGACAGGACCAAGTGGCTCATATTGAGCTTTCGCGCGAAGTTGTACGAAGATTTAACTTTTTGTATAAAAAAGAGGTGTTGGCCGAACCTCAGCCTATGCTTACCCGCGCTTCCAAAATTTTGGGGTCGGATGGCCGCAAGATGTCTAAAAGCTACGATAATAGTATCTATTTATCTGATTCCGCGGCCGATACCGAAAAGAAGATTAAGGGTTATTTTACCGATCCGGCCCGAAAACTACGAAAAGACCCAGGAAATCCGGATATTTGCCCAATATATCACTTTCATCAGCAAGTGAGCCCTAAAAATGTTCAAAGCCAGGTGGCTGCCGATTGCCGCAGTGCTGCCATAGGTTGTGTAGATTGTAAAAAGCTGATGCTTTCCCACTTAAACCCCGTGATAGAACCTTTGCGTGAACGCAGATCGGGTCTTGAAAAAAATGTCAAAATGGTGGATGACATAATAAACGAGGGAGCAGTCAAAGCCAGAACCGTGGCACAAAAAACATTACAAGAAGTAAAAGACGTGATGGGCTTTTCGGTATAA
- a CDS encoding 5-formyltetrahydrofolate cyclo-ligase: protein MKKEELRKEILAKRLSLSEGEVRESSQRIQTRLIKNSLWQDVENLALYSPVKNEVDTTLLFIRALEEGKNVYFPRVEQGLRFYEVNDPGDLQKGAWGILEPKDTCEEIEELADIDLLVVPGVVFDKKGYRIGYGKGFYDELLKKQALPTVALAYSFQVVEEIAKDEWDQKVQMVIAENDIYKA, encoded by the coding sequence ATGAAAAAAGAAGAATTACGAAAAGAAATTTTAGCCAAACGCTTAAGTTTAAGTGAAGGAGAAGTTCGAGAAAGTTCGCAACGTATTCAGACTCGACTGATTAAAAATTCTTTATGGCAAGATGTAGAAAATTTGGCTCTTTATTCTCCAGTTAAAAATGAAGTGGATACGACGCTGCTATTTATTAGGGCGTTAGAGGAAGGTAAAAATGTTTATTTTCCGCGTGTAGAGCAGGGACTTCGTTTTTACGAAGTGAACGATCCAGGTGATTTGCAAAAGGGTGCCTGGGGTATTTTGGAACCAAAAGATACCTGCGAAGAGATTGAAGAACTGGCTGACATCGATTTACTCGTTGTGCCTGGCGTGGTTTTTGATAAAAAAGGCTACCGCATTGGCTATGGTAAAGGCTTTTACGATGAGCTTTTAAAGAAACAAGCCTTACCTACGGTAGCTTTGGCATATAGTTTTCAGGTGGTGGAAGAAATTGCTAAAGACGAATGGGATCAAAAAGTGCAAATGGTGATAGCCGAAAACGACATCTACAAGGCCTAG
- the scpB gene encoding SMC-Scp complex subunit ScpB, with the protein METIEMKAKLEALLFITAEPLTISEMKRILESTEEPKEEVAVSADGGADVVSIEGELEQEAEQSEASEAVEVAPEAAAELDPLAQLKAAQQELNEEISKADIKNCLDELILLYQGSDHGFELVNVAKGYQFRTKHSMAAVVRKVYKLPKPRLSAPSMETLAIIAYQQPITRNKIEDIRGVDTGGVLKTLLEKDLVKIVGRSEEPGRPIMYGTSKAFLETFSLSSLSELPTLKDLDTLNATLSESSAKSDDEIIAEGDEESFAEELSFDNSLDVESNELLGDLDASLNSLKNLESEIFTETEEEKPTDEAQPS; encoded by the coding sequence ATGGAAACAATTGAAATGAAAGCAAAGCTTGAAGCACTCCTTTTTATTACGGCCGAACCGCTTACTATAAGCGAAATGAAACGCATTTTGGAAAGCACGGAAGAGCCTAAAGAAGAAGTGGCCGTCAGCGCCGACGGCGGTGCCGATGTTGTTTCTATCGAAGGAGAACTTGAGCAAGAAGCTGAACAGAGTGAAGCGTCTGAAGCTGTAGAAGTAGCGCCCGAAGCTGCCGCCGAATTAGATCCCCTGGCTCAGTTAAAAGCTGCTCAGCAAGAATTAAACGAAGAAATTTCTAAAGCCGATATTAAAAATTGTTTGGATGAGCTTATTCTTTTATATCAAGGCTCCGATCATGGTTTTGAACTGGTGAATGTGGCTAAGGGCTATCAATTTCGTACTAAGCATTCTATGGCTGCTGTTGTTCGTAAGGTTTATAAGTTGCCCAAGCCCAGGCTGTCGGCTCCTAGTATGGAAACGCTGGCTATCATTGCCTACCAGCAACCCATCACACGTAATAAAATTGAAGATATCCGTGGTGTGGATACGGGCGGTGTTTTAAAAACATTACTCGAAAAGGATTTGGTTAAAATTGTGGGTCGTAGCGAAGAGCCCGGACGTCCCATTATGTATGGTACGTCTAAAGCCTTTCTCGAAACCTTTAGCTTAAGTTCTCTTTCTGAACTGCCCACCTTAAAAGATTTAGATACCTTAAACGCCACATTAAGCGAATCGTCTGCTAAAAGTGATGATGAAATTATTGCCGAAGGTGATGAAGAAAGTTTTGCTGAAGAACTTTCGTTTGATAATTCGTTGGATGTCGAGTCTAACGAACTATTGGGTGATTTGGATGCTTCGCTGAATAGTTTAAAAAATTTGGAATCTGAAATTTTTACCGAAACAGAAGAAGAAAAGCCTACCGATGAGGCGCAGCCTAGCTAA
- a CDS encoding tetratricopeptide repeat protein, whose product MRFLLLLSFIILTACSSSKPEESLSPASQTEPPASPSKPKTVSLEEVLRQNIAEPFLQQQDGNLLTIRIANTEPETQEGIKSLCLKLAEVFYKGGLSVKVVALEMKGDEGAQLKAHFYMNDAADFFNNKISEPEFLRRLSLDVAETVDSLKKKGLEARGSGNLAEAEAIFKKWVEAEPNSIVALSFLGNVLRDQKKYTEALDVYKKILEIDAKSLFALHNTAFCYEKMGAFDEAVTPYRQALEMDSKNPILMQQLAQVYSKNGDFNGAMAWLGRAREIKDTADLWLIQGNVLRDFKKYTEAREAYLKAQKLNPADARIVFNLILLDLDTKQYAAARKKYESFATVDPVLAQELTRIFELPAKEEVESDE is encoded by the coding sequence ATGCGCTTTTTATTGTTACTTTCATTTATTATTTTAACGGCGTGCTCGTCCTCAAAGCCGGAAGAGTCTCTATCGCCTGCTTCTCAAACAGAACCCCCTGCCTCTCCCTCAAAACCCAAAACTGTTTCGCTGGAAGAAGTACTGCGCCAAAATATTGCCGAGCCTTTTTTGCAACAACAAGACGGTAATTTGCTTACCATTCGTATTGCCAATACCGAACCTGAAACTCAGGAGGGAATAAAATCACTCTGTTTAAAATTGGCTGAAGTTTTTTATAAAGGGGGTCTCTCGGTAAAAGTAGTAGCCTTGGAAATGAAAGGGGACGAAGGCGCGCAATTAAAAGCTCATTTTTACATGAATGATGCCGCCGATTTTTTTAATAACAAAATTTCGGAACCTGAATTTTTACGTCGATTATCGCTTGATGTTGCTGAAACCGTGGATTCGCTCAAGAAAAAGGGGCTAGAGGCTAGGGGTTCGGGAAACTTGGCGGAAGCAGAGGCCATATTTAAAAAATGGGTTGAAGCTGAACCCAATTCCATTGTGGCGTTATCGTTTTTAGGTAATGTTTTGCGTGATCAAAAAAAATATACCGAAGCGTTGGATGTTTATAAAAAGATACTAGAGATTGATGCTAAATCTCTTTTTGCTTTGCATAATACGGCTTTTTGCTACGAAAAGATGGGGGCTTTTGACGAGGCTGTTACACCGTATAGGCAAGCGCTAGAAATGGATTCTAAAAATCCTATTCTCATGCAGCAGCTGGCCCAAGTTTATTCTAAAAATGGCGATTTTAATGGTGCCATGGCATGGCTAGGACGTGCGCGTGAAATTAAAGACACGGCCGATTTGTGGCTTATACAGGGCAATGTACTTCGAGATTTTAAAAAATACACAGAAGCACGAGAGGCCTATTTAAAAGCACAAAAATTAAACCCGGCCGATGCCCGTATTGTGTTTAATTTAATTTTACTCGATTTAGACACCAAGCAATATGCGGCCGCCCGCAAAAAATACGAATCGTTTGCAACGGTTGATCCCGTGTTGGCGCAGGAGCTTACGCGCATTTTTGAATTGCCTGCCAAAGAGGAGGTGGAAAGTGATGAATAA
- a CDS encoding rRNA pseudouridine synthase, with amino-acid sequence MPLERLQKVIANRGKHSRRQAEDLIKAGKVIVDGKKVTTMGVKIDSAHAEIVVLGKKLPPLESYIYLFFHKPRECMVTRSDPEGRKTIYDYLPKKYHKLKPVGRLDFESEGLLLLTNDGELSLKLTHPRYEGRKTYHVKVEGRPSEKQLDRLRKGVVIDDSKTQPVPTTIVEENPKSTWLEMVLSEGRNRQIRKMCEKVFLNVKTLVRVKMGPFKLTGIPYGKYKEEDADFMAHQIQKWEKENAR; translated from the coding sequence ATGCCTCTGGAACGCCTTCAAAAAGTAATTGCCAACCGTGGTAAGCATTCGCGCCGTCAAGCCGAAGATTTGATTAAAGCCGGAAAAGTAATTGTGGATGGCAAAAAAGTAACCACCATGGGTGTTAAGATAGACTCTGCTCATGCCGAAATTGTTGTTCTAGGAAAAAAACTACCCCCGCTTGAATCGTACATCTATCTTTTTTTTCATAAGCCTCGAGAATGCATGGTAACCCGCAGCGATCCTGAAGGGCGTAAAACCATTTATGATTATTTGCCAAAAAAATACCACAAGCTAAAACCGGTGGGTCGCCTCGATTTTGAATCGGAAGGTCTTTTATTGCTTACCAATGACGGGGAGTTATCTTTAAAGCTAACCCATCCCCGTTATGAGGGGCGTAAAACCTATCATGTGAAAGTGGAGGGGCGTCCTAGCGAAAAGCAATTGGACCGTTTGCGTAAAGGGGTGGTAATTGATGATAGCAAAACCCAGCCGGTTCCCACTACCATTGTAGAAGAAAATCCTAAATCAACTTGGCTTGAAATGGTTCTTTCCGAGGGGCGCAATAGACAAATTCGCAAGATGTGTGAAAAAGTTTTTTTAAACGTTAAAACACTAGTACGGGTTAAAATGGGTCCGTTTAAGCTTACCGGTATTCCCTATGGTAAGTATAAAGAAGAAGACGCCGATTTTATGGCTCACCAAATACAAAAATGGGAAAAAGAAAACGCTCGGTAA
- the tyrS gene encoding tyrosine--tRNA ligase produces the protein MKSIDEQLAVIKRGSTEIINEKELIDKLKKGKPLRVKAGFDPTAPDLHLGHTVLINKLRQFQDLGHQVIFLIGDFTARIGDPSGRLKTRPPLTLDEIKKNVATYKEQVFKILDPQKTEVRFNSEWLDPLGAIGMIKLAGRYTVARMLERDDFAKRFESNEPLSIHEFLYPLLQGWDSVALHADIELGGNDQKFNLLVGRQFQREENMEPQVVLMMPLLEGTDGVQKMSKSYNNYIGIQEPPKEIFGKILSITDVLMWRYYELLSGRTLAEIAQMKKDVDAGVLHPKQAKVNLALEMVERFYSKDEALYAQSEFEKVFAKKDVPDDVEEKILPAGGVALSLVNFMAEAGLVKSKGEARRLIEQGGAKVNQEKVVNVDFTMETKGEYLIQAGKRRFLKIVFK, from the coding sequence ATGAAATCTATCGACGAACAATTGGCCGTTATTAAACGGGGCTCTACCGAAATTATCAACGAAAAAGAATTGATTGATAAACTCAAAAAAGGGAAGCCACTGCGCGTAAAGGCTGGCTTTGATCCTACAGCTCCCGATTTACATTTAGGGCATACCGTTCTTATTAACAAACTGCGCCAGTTTCAAGATTTAGGTCATCAGGTTATTTTTTTAATTGGAGATTTTACGGCCCGAATAGGTGATCCATCCGGGCGTCTTAAAACACGTCCTCCCCTTACGTTAGACGAAATCAAAAAAAACGTGGCTACTTATAAGGAGCAGGTTTTTAAAATTTTAGATCCGCAAAAGACCGAAGTACGGTTTAATAGCGAATGGCTAGATCCTTTGGGCGCTATTGGTATGATAAAGCTGGCAGGTCGTTATACTGTAGCGCGCATGTTAGAACGTGATGATTTTGCCAAACGTTTTGAAAGTAACGAACCCCTTTCTATTCATGAGTTTTTATACCCCTTACTGCAAGGCTGGGACTCTGTAGCTCTTCATGCCGATATTGAACTGGGTGGAAATGATCAAAAATTTAATTTGCTTGTTGGTCGTCAGTTTCAGCGTGAAGAAAATATGGAACCCCAGGTAGTGTTGATGATGCCTCTGTTGGAAGGCACGGATGGTGTTCAAAAAATGAGTAAATCTTACAATAATTACATTGGGATACAGGAGCCTCCTAAGGAGATTTTTGGAAAAATTCTTTCTATTACCGATGTACTGATGTGGCGATATTACGAATTATTAAGTGGCCGAACGCTTGCTGAAATAGCACAAATGAAAAAAGACGTGGACGCGGGAGTTCTGCATCCCAAGCAGGCTAAGGTGAATTTAGCCCTAGAGATGGTGGAACGTTTTTACAGTAAGGATGAAGCGCTTTATGCGCAAAGTGAGTTTGAGAAGGTGTTTGCTAAAAAAGACGTGCCGGATGATGTGGAAGAAAAGATTTTGCCAGCAGGCGGTGTGGCTTTAAGTTTAGTAAACTTTATGGCCGAGGCAGGTTTGGTTAAAAGTAAAGGTGAAGCCAGGCGTTTAATTGAGCAGGGTGGAGCCAAGGTTAATCAGGAAAAGGTAGTTAATGTAGATTTTACCATGGAAACAAAAGGTGAATATTTAATTCAAGCCGGTAAGAGGAGATTTTTAAAGATAGTGTTTAAGTAA
- a CDS encoding site-2 protease family protein translates to MEKLLQPDFIIFFIGFLVSLSFHEASHAYTAHILGDDTPKRMGRLTLNPIKHWDPIGSIALPLAGYLGFTGGFVIGWGKPVTVNYSQFRHVKRDAMLVAFAGPFSNFVLAFLLALLFKMGLFNGNAAQKLVLLNLSLAFFNLLPLYPLDGEKVLTGLLPRSVTALWAKIRPYSMMIAIILLMSGALTYLVFIPALFIARFMLNF, encoded by the coding sequence ATGGAAAAATTACTACAACCCGACTTTATTATTTTTTTTATTGGCTTTCTTGTATCGCTTTCCTTTCACGAGGCTTCTCATGCTTATACGGCACATATCTTGGGTGATGATACCCCCAAGCGTATGGGGCGTCTTACTCTTAATCCCATTAAGCATTGGGATCCCATAGGCTCCATTGCACTTCCTTTAGCAGGTTATTTGGGTTTTACCGGCGGTTTTGTTATTGGTTGGGGAAAGCCTGTTACCGTTAATTATTCTCAATTCCGTCATGTAAAACGTGATGCCATGCTTGTGGCATTTGCGGGGCCTTTTTCTAATTTTGTGTTGGCATTTTTGTTGGCTCTTCTTTTTAAAATGGGCCTTTTTAACGGAAATGCAGCACAAAAGCTTGTTTTGCTAAATTTGTCGCTAGCCTTTTTTAATTTATTGCCCCTTTATCCCTTGGATGGTGAAAAGGTATTAACAGGACTTTTGCCTCGTAGCGTAACGGCCCTATGGGCTAAAATTAGACCCTATTCCATGATGATAGCCATCATACTCCTGATGTCGGGTGCACTTACGTATTTGGTGTTTATACCTGCTCTTTTTATTGCCAGATTCATGTTGAATTTTTAA
- a CDS encoding cell division protein ZapA — translation MKKTYNLTILNQNFTIKSDADEKHVKKVADYVNKKMHEIVSHDQAVATANVAILAALNIADDFFRLKKQKSEQVQSWSHQIETIIDRVQKEFV, via the coding sequence ATGAAAAAAACTTATAACCTCACTATTTTAAATCAGAACTTTACCATTAAAAGTGATGCTGATGAGAAGCATGTAAAAAAAGTGGCAGATTATGTGAATAAAAAGATGCACGAAATTGTATCTCACGATCAGGCTGTGGCAACTGCCAATGTGGCTATTTTGGCCGCTCTTAATATTGCGGATGATTTTTTTAGATTAAAGAAGCAAAAAAGCGAACAGGTTCAATCATGGTCGCATCAAATTGAAACTATAATTGACCGTGTACAAAAGGAATTTGTTTAA
- a CDS encoding segregation/condensation protein A, with protein sequence MEAIEYKVDLDMFEGPLDLLLHLIKKNDLDIYNIPISFMLEKYNEYLDLMEELDVDVAGDFILMASELAHIKSRLLLNEQNDEEDEGPDPRADLVQKLLEYQRYKLASQEIYSRPVLGRDVFSRPEFKPDNLEPEEEMMDVEPFALIQAFNEILKKVPKGKTYEVNVQRISITDRIYQIVDKLKALDNITFEELFDDVRERPVLVITFLSILEMARLKMIRIFQMDRYATIRIQRQIDLNDHTLTGVEEI encoded by the coding sequence ATGGAAGCAATCGAATATAAAGTTGATCTCGACATGTTTGAAGGGCCGCTCGATCTCCTTCTGCATCTTATTAAAAAGAACGATCTTGATATCTACAACATCCCCATTTCGTTCATGCTTGAAAAATACAACGAATATCTCGATTTAATGGAAGAACTGGATGTAGATGTAGCTGGAGATTTTATTCTTATGGCTTCCGAGCTGGCGCACATTAAATCACGACTTCTTTTAAACGAGCAAAACGATGAAGAAGATGAAGGTCCAGATCCTCGTGCTGATTTGGTGCAAAAACTTTTGGAATATCAGCGCTATAAATTGGCATCTCAAGAAATTTATTCACGGCCTGTTTTAGGTCGCGATGTGTTTAGTCGCCCTGAATTTAAACCCGATAATCTTGAACCCGAAGAAGAAATGATGGATGTAGAGCCGTTTGCACTTATTCAGGCTTTTAACGAAATTCTTAAAAAAGTTCCCAAGGGCAAAACTTACGAAGTAAACGTACAGCGTATTTCTATTACCGATCGTATTTACCAGATTGTAGATAAATTGAAGGCTTTAGATAATATTACTTTTGAAGAGCTTTTTGATGATGTGCGAGAACGTCCGGTTTTAGTCATTACCTTTTTATCCATTTTAGAAATGGCTCGTCTTAAAATGATCCGGATTTTTCAAATGGACCGTTATGCCACTATACGCATTCAACGCCAAATTGATTTGAACGATCACACCTTAACCGGTGTAGAAGAAATTTAG